Sequence from the uncultured Bacteroides sp. genome:
GGCTATGTATACGCTTTTGGTATATCTGTATACTTGTGTTCCTTTACGGTATAGTAAGTTTGCTCATGTAATAACAAGCCATTTAATATATAATACTATGGACATAACAAACAGAAATGGGAATAACCCATTAATCACACCGGGTGATTTAAAACCGGGAATAGAAGGAATGGAAATAGTCTGCCTACTCAATCCGGGAGTATTTCGCCTCAACGGGAAAATATGGTTATTGCTTCGCGTGGCGGAACGTCCCACACAAATGGATGGTAAAATCAGCTTTCCTGTTTATAATAAAGAGGGTAAAATTGAGGTATTTCATTTCGATAAGAATGATCCCGATCTGAATACCTCCGACCCACGTGTGATTGGTTATAAAGGAAAAAATTACTTAACCACATTATCGTATCTGAGACTGGTATGCAGTGAAGATGGCATAAATTTTCACGAAGATCCTGATTACCCACCTATCTTTGGGCACGGAGAACTAGAGTCTTTCGGAATAGAAGACTGCCGCGTTGCCACTATGATCGACGGTTTCTTTCTTACCTTTACCGAAGTATCGCCTGTAGCTGTGGGTGTGGGACTCATTGAAACAAAGAACTTCCGGTCATTCACGCATCATGGAATGATCTTCCCGCCTCACAATAAAGACTGTGCTCTTTTTGAAGAACCGATAAATGGAATGTATTATGCCCTTCATCGTCCAAGCAGCCCAGAATTGGGGGGGAACTATATCTGGCTTGCCGAATCTCCTGACCGCATTCACTGGGGAAACCATAAATGTATAGCAGTAACTCGTGATGGTTACTGGGATTCTGTCCGTGTAGGGGCCGGAGCAGCACCAATTAAAACGCCGGAAGGGTGGCTGGAAATTTACCACGGTGCAAACAAAGATAACCGATACTGTTTAGGGGCATTACTTCTCGACCTGAACAATCCGTCAAAGGTGCTGGCACGCAGTGAACAACCCATCATGGAACCCATTGCTCCCTATGAGCAGACTGGATTCTTCGGGAATGTGGTGTTCTCGAATGGCCAGTATGTGGATGGTGACACAATCCATATTTATTACGGGGCAAGTGACGAAGTAATATGCACAGCCACTTTGTCCATCCGGGAAATCATGAAAACACTTATAAAATAAAATCTCCATGCGAAATAAATTAATGAACGAATACAGGGTATTCAGATCCTATCCTCACAACATGCGTACACTGCTGATCACCAATATGGTGTATGCGCTTGTGTTGCCTATCGTTGAGATATTTGTAGGGGCTTATGTGATGAGAAGCACAAACAGTCCGGCTTACGTAGCTCTTTATCAGCTTGCAATGTATTGTGGAATTGTCTGTACATCTGTAATAAATGGTTTTCTTCTGAAATATTTCAGAGTGAATTACCTGTATAGCCTTGGAATGCTGTTAAGCGGATTATCCATGGTAGGCATGATGGTCGCTCCACAGTTGGGCATTGTCGAACTAGGTATTGCCGGATTTGTTCTGGGTGCCGCTTCCGGATTTTTTTGGACTAATCGGTATCTGCTGGCCCTAAATTCCACAACGGACAATAACAGGAACTATTTCTTTGGTCTGGAATCTTTTGCTTTTACCATCGCCTCCATCGTGGTACCTTTTTGTGTAGGAGCACTGATTGCCACAATCACGGGTAAAGAGATACTGGGTTGTGATATTAATCTGAACAAAGCTTACCGGATTGTTACCATCATTGCCACAGGAGTCTGCATCCTTGCCTGCGTAATTCTTGCCCGCGGTAATTTTGAAAATCCAGTTCAGAAAAGGTTCTTCTTCTCTCATTTTCATCATTTGTGGTACAAGCAGTTACTACTAGCCTGTTTAAAGGGACTGGTACAAGGTTTTCTGGTTACTGCACCAGCCATCCTTGTCCTAAAATTCATTGGCAACGAAGGAGCTTTGGGAGTTATTCAAAGTATCAGCGGAGGGCTCACAGCAATACTGATATACATACTGGGGCGGGCAACCAAACCCCGGCACCGGATTTATGTCTTTGGTACAGGTATGATTATCTTTCTTATCGGTACATTATTCAACGGAACCTTGTTTTCTGCAGCAGGGGTTATTATCTTTGTTCTTTGTAAGGTAATATTTCAGCCGTTACACGATCTTGCTTATTTTCCCATTATGATGAAAGTGATCGATGTGGTATCCAAAATTGAAAAAAGGAACAAATATGCCTATATTTTAAGTCACGAATTTGGACTTTTTCTTGGAAGAGCTTCGGGACTGACTATTTTCATATTTCTTGCTTTTTATGTATCGGAAGACTTTTCTCTGAAATATGCACTGATAATCGTTGCTCTTCTGCAGATGCTTTCCATACCTTTGAGCAAGCATATTATCAGGCAATCAACTATGTTAGACGACTCTGTAAATTAATATATTTCTTATCTTTAATCTTTAACTATGACTAAATATCGCATTTTACTCATCACTGCATGTCTTGCAGTAATAACCTTTGGCTGTGAATCAATCGGTTATGGTGAAGCTGTTCAGCAAGTAAAGATAGAGCGTATCGAAAGTATGCCTAATCTTCCTTCTCCGTACAAGATTCTGGACTGGAAAGAAAAAGCAGTGGCTTTTGATAACTATGTCTTTAATTTCAATACCCGGGTAAATGATTCGCCACTTATCTGGATAGATAATGCCAGACGAAATATACCTCAGCCTACTTTTGGGCTTTACACGGCAGTGAACGATGCCCGGCAGGGACCGCTCCATAACAACGGAGAGTTTCACGAAAGTCTTAATTCGCTGGCTGCCATTCTGGGAGCCGGGCTGGTGGGTATTGACAAGACTAGTCAGAACGGATATAACTATGTTAAGATGGTTCAGAACTACTTCAACAGTGATACCGGGTGGAATATAATGATGAACAACACTTGCCCCGATGTTGCCCTTCAGGGCGGAGGGTACGGACGTGACTGGTGGTACGATGTATTTCCCAACGTTCTTTATTACGCAGTGTGCGACGTATTTCCCAGTGTGGAAGGTGCCGACAGAATACAACGGAGCATTGCCGAGCAGTTTTGCAAAGCAGATTCTGTGCTGAACGGAAACTACGACTACTCATTCTTTGATTACGGAAAGATGAAAGGAATGGTTAACCAGATTCCCGCACAACAGGATGCTGCCGGCGGACATGCCTACGTTCTTTATGCTGCTTATAAAAAATACAAAGATGCACGTTATCTGCAACATGCCAAAAATGCGCTCAATGTACTAATGGGCCAGAAAGAGAGCCGGTTCTATGAAATTCTGCTTCCCATGTCGGCAATAGTGGCTGCTCATCTCAATGCGGAAGAGGGCACCAACTATGATATAAAGAAAATAATCGACTGGACATTCAACGGCTGTAAAAATCCAAAGGCACGTTATGGATGGGGAGTTATTACACAACGCTGGGGAAATTATGATGTGGACGGATTACAGGGATGCACCTTAGAAGGAAGCGAATATGGCTTTCTAATGAACAGCATAAAGCTTTCATGGCCACTTGTTCCGTTGGTTAAATATGAACCTCAGTTTGCACGGGCTATTGGAAAATGGATGCTGAACAACGTAAATGCATGCCGCTTGTTCTTTCCTCTGGAAATTGACGATGAACACCAATGGTGTCCTGAGTATAAGAATATCACAAAAGGAATCGTTGCATACGAAGGAATAAGAAAAAGCGACGATTATGGCAAGAGCGAGCTCAAAGGCATTTCACCGGTTGCTATTGGTGACGGTCCTAAATGGAATGCAAAAAATCCTCCGGAAAGCATGTTCAGCTTATACAGTACATCATCTGTCGGAATTTTCGGTGCAATAGTGAATACAACAAATATAAAAGGAATACTGAAGCTAAACTGCAATGCAACCGATTTTTATGCAAACAGGCCATACCCTGTTTTCTTGTACTATAATCCATACAACAAGGAGCAAAAGGTTGAGTATCATTCTACTTCTGCTGTCGACTTATTTGATATTGTAGAAAAAACATATGTAGCCAAAGGCATAAAGGGAAAAGGAGAATTCTCCATCCCGGGCGATGCCGCCAGAGTAATAATTGAGCTTCCTGCAACAAGCACCATCAGGCAAAATAACAAGAATAATCTCATGGTGAATAACAATATAATTGCTTATAAATAAAACTTTTAAATCAAATAACTTATAAAAACACTAGTTATGAAATCAAACCTATTTCTAAGAAATCTAAGGAAACGACAGGTGAGCCTGTCTCTCTTTTGTTTGTTCTTCTTTAATCTATTGATTACGGCTCAAACAAATCAGAATAAAATATCCGGTATCGTTGTAGACCAGGCAGGTGAACCTGTTGTTGGAGCAGCAGTATTAAATACCGCCACAAACCATGGCGTAAGCACATCTATCGATGGTAATTTCACTCTCGATGCAAAAATCAACGATCATATACGGATCAGTTCCGTGGGATTTACACCGGTGGGTTATATAGTCAAACAACTCACGGATATCCGCATTCAGATGAAAACGGATGCTCAGCAACTGGACGAAATTGTGGTAGTTGGTTATTCCGCTCAGAAGAAATCTTCATTGACAGGAGCCATTTCACCTGTTGAGATGAAAGATGTTGAAAAACGCAGGGTAGCAAGTGTATCGCAGGCACTTCAGGGACAGATTGCCGGCGTTCAGATTACGCAAAGTACTGGTGCACCGGGCGACGAAATCAATGTGGTAATCCGTGGAGAAGGTACAATAGGAAACAACAGTCCACTGTACATAATTGACGGAGTACCTTCCAGAAGCATCACATTCCTGAATCCTTCAGATATTAACTCAGTCACTGTACTGAAAGATGCATCGGCAGCAGCAATTTATGGTTCCAGAGCTTCGGGCGGTGTGATTGTTATCACAACCAAAGAAGGACAGTCAGGGAAAGGTAAACTGGAACTGAACTATTATTACGGATTGCAAAAAGCGGCTCATTTGCCCAAAATGCTAAACTCCAAACAATACATGGATGTGATGGAGACTTCCTGGAACAATTCTGGATATTCCGGTACAAATCCTTATACTGCAGATAAAACGAGAAGCGATCTTGCCAACACCAATTGGGAAGACGAACTATTTACTCTTGGCAAAACACAAAGCATACAGGCTTCGGTAAACGGAGGTACAAAGGATGTAAATTATTTACTGTCGGCTGGATATATCACTCAGGATGGTATTGTTATATACGATAACGATAAGTATCAGCGTTTCACGCTACGTTCAAACATTAATGCGAAGTTAATCGACAAATTGACTGTTGGTTCCAATGTACAACTCACTTATGCCATCCAGGATAAGCTGAACTCCAAAGGTGATGCACCGGGTATTATCCGTCATGCCATGCTACGTCCCCCTGTACTCGCTGTTTACAAGGATTCTTCAGATCCTACTTATAATCCGAATGATCCCTTCACTGATCTGCCTTTCTACAAGTTCAACAACCGGAATGGCGGCTGGGAAAGCGATAAATATGAATGGACCTCTAACCCTATCGCACTGGCTAAGTACACAGACGATACCCGTTCGCAGTACACCACATTCGGTAATGTGTTTGCCGAGTACGATATTCTGAACGATCATTCTCTTAAATTCAAATCTAATCTAGGTGTTGACCTGAATCTGTATCACAACAAGGCTTTTTACAGAAACTTCGGAGACGATGATGGAGCAGGTTCAAATCTGGATAAAGGAACAGGACGCCAGAACAGGCCTACCAGCTTAAGTGAAGAAAGAGGTGAAGATTTTACAATGACTTGGAATAACACCCTTAACTACAACAAAATGCTGGATAAGCATTCAATCAATGCAGTTGTGGGTACAGAATATATAAAGAACTATGCTTCTTCAATAGGTGCTTCCAGAAAGCGTTTCGATTATATTAACGACAATTTCAGATATCTCGACAACGGACATAGTGATATCGATTTATGGAATAGTGGTTCCGGCTCTGAGTGGGCATTGATGTCTCTCTTTGCTTCAGCAACCTATGTGCACGATTCTAAGTATATGCTAACAGCCAATTTCAGAGCTGACGAATCTTCCCGCTTTGCAAAGAAAAACCGTTGGGGATATTTTCCATCATTGTCTGCCGGCTGGAAACTGTCCGAAGAGTCATTTCTCAAAGATGTCAACTGGCTGTCTGATCTGAAAGTAAGAGGTAGCTGGGGACAGTTGGGTAATCAGGAAATAGACAACTATGCATTTATGACATTGCTGAAAAAAGATGGAGACAAGTATGTTGTATCACGTTATGGAAATCCGGATCTGAAATGGGAAACTTCGGAACAGACCAACGTAGGTTTTGATCTGGGACTGCTTAAAAATAAAATCTATCTATCTGTAGATTACTTTGTAAAAACCACATCCGACATTCTTTTGCCAATCTCCCTGCCATCGTTTGTAGGGAATGTTTCTCCAACGATCGTAAACGCAGGAAAGGTAAGAAACAAAGGCTTTGAATTCGCGTTGAACTATCGAAGTAAAATCAATGATTTTAACTACAGTATAAACGCCAATCTGGCCACATTAGATAACAAGGTTCTGAAACTGCACCCTAATCTGCCTATTATTGAAGGAACGGTAACCCGCACTGTTGTAGGTCAGGCTTTGAACTCTTATTACGGATTTGTTCAGGAAGGCATTTATCAAAACGATAAAGAGATTAAAGGCCAGCTGTATGCCACTCAGAATATTTCAGCCAAACCGGGAGATATCAGATTTAAGGATCTGGATAAGAATGGTAAGATAGACGACAACGATCGTCAGTTCCTGGGCAGTCCGATACCTGATTTTACCTATGGAATTACCTTAAACGGCGATTACAAAGGATTCAGCCTATCATTGTTCTTTCAGGGCGTTCAGGGGGTAAAACGCTATAATGATCTGAAGAAGATTCTGGATTATGATACCCGTCCGTTTAATCACACAATCCATGTACTGGATGCATGGCATGGAGAAGGAACAAGCAACACTGTGCCCAGATCATCATTCACTGATAACGGAGGAAGCCGTGTCTCTAGCCTTTTTGTTGAAGATGCCTCATTCTTCAGACTCAAAAATGCAGAAATTGGATATTCCTTAGCCAAGTTCCTGAAAAAATCGAAAAACATCTCTGATGTTAAGTTCTACGTATCAGCAGAGAACATATTTACTATAACCAAATATTCTGGTTTAGATCCAGAATCAACAGATTTAATGGATTATGGAACATATCCTCAGGCAAGATCAGTACTTTTTGGAGTTAACGTTAAGTTTTAATAACTATAAAACAGAATAAAATGAAAACCATATATAATATTTTAATCGGCGCCTCACTTTTAATGCTTTCTGGCTGCCAGGATTCCTTTGATAAAGATCCTATCGGACTCTTAACGCCCGATCTGGTAAATACAAGCCCTACAATAAGTAGTGTACAATATTCCGTAAATTCATCTTATCAGATGCTTTCAAGCACATTAAATCTACTGGGAAGCTGGGATTGGGCAAATGGTACGGTTACCCGTAACGATTTTGTTCTTTACGATATTGCTTCAGACGATATGCTTAAGAAATGGAATCCGGATGGTGACCAGCCCTGGATGGATGAAGTACATAACTTCTCTTTCATCGCATCCAATGCCGCATTTAACGGATTCTGGAGCTACCAATACGAAGGAATCTCCAGAGCCAATCTGGCAATCAGTTATCTCACCGACGATAATCTGATTTCAAAGATAGAGATGGGTACCGATTTACGAAAAAGATCTCTTGGTGAAGCCTATTTCCTGCGTGCATACTACTATTTTGAACTGGTAAGTAATTTCGGAGATGTGCCATTGCTTACGGCCCCTATCACAGAGTTCAACGATGCTTATAAGGTTTCTGCAAGAGTGGATAAGGCGGAAGTATGGAAACAGATAAATTCAGATCTGGAATTGGCTAAAGCCGACTTTACCGATACCAAATACTCTTCTGAAACAGAACCTTGGAGAGTTTCAAAAGGAGCAGTAATGGCCATGCAGGCAAAGGTGGCACTATACAACAAGGAGTATCAAAAGGTAATAGATACTGTGACCGAGATGGAAGCTAAAAACTTCTACGATTTGAATGACAACTATTTTCACTCTTTCAGTGTAAACACCGAATACAAGGACAAAGAAGTTATCTTTGCCTACGATCATAAGGAAAAAAAGACACCAGCCGATGGCAATGGACTATGTGCACTTATCGGGTGGGGATTTATTGCTCCTTCTCCAAGTTTCATCGCAGAGTTTGAGCCAAACGATCCACGTCTGAATTATACGGTAAATGTTTCAAAGAAACTGATATACAAACTGTTAGGTGATACTACCAATACCAATTCTGGTTACGACGATGCTCCATCTAACAAAATATATATCCGTTATGCCGATGTATTGTTATGGAAAGCAGAAGCTTTGATTGAAACCGGGAATATATCAGGAGGCATTGACATTATAAACCTGATCAGAAAACGCGCCCGCAATACAGTCAGAGTAGATGGACAAACCAAAGCTCCCGAAGGTACATTACCTGACAGAGAAAGAAATGCGTCTAAAGAACAAGCCACTCAATGGCTTATTCACGAACGACGTGTAGAACTGGGCTTTGAATCTCAGCGTTTCAGAGATTTAAGACGCTGGGGTATTGCTAAAGATGTATTAAACAAAAATGGACAGGGATTCAATGATAAAAATTATCTCTACCCTATTCCTCAGAAAGACATCGATAAATCAGGTAGCAAACTAACGCAGAACGCAGGTTACTAATAAAGTAAAATTTCCCTAAAGGGGCTAAAAGTAATATAGCCCCTTTAGCTCTTGGTTATTGGGGTAAAATCGCTATCTTGCTGTTGAAAAAAATAATAGCAATAGCGGTAAGCATTCGGCGAACCCCGTATTTACTTCCTAATTTCATCTACTTACTTTTGTCTAAAAATTAAAAGACTATGATGACAAAAGTGCAATTCGAAGAGGTATATAGCCGTTTTAAAGAATCCGGTTTGAACGTTAGAGATTTCTGCAATAATGAAGGCTTTACAGTTTTTTAGGGGGCTTTTTTATTCCCTCCTATTCCATTTAAATGACTTCAAAAAAGGATATATAGAAATGATATTTGTATGCAAAAAGTTCAATTCACGAACAAGATTCAGTTAACATAAAAGAGGTTTCACTTCAATTGAAGTGAAACCTCTTTTAGAAATTTAAAAAAACTGTATGGACTTTATTTTATAAGGTTTACTTAATCATTAAAGCAAGGACGTTTTGCTGATTCATCTATACAATCCCATAGATTGTTGATACTTAGTTGCTTTAATCTGGTAATTACACTGAGCATCAATCAGTTTATCCTTTGTATTATGATACATAGCCTGAGCTTCAAGAAGATCAGTAATGCTAATTGTGCGTGCCCGATAATTATCCTGAGTCATTCTCAGATTCTCATGTGCCTCTTCCACCGATCTGCCAGCCACTTTTATCTGAAAGAAAGTCTCTTTGAGTTCATTTTCGGCCTGTGATATCTGCAATTTAAGTAGCTCGGTATTATCCTCAAGCTCTGTTCTTGCTTTCTCTATCTTCATTTGTTGCTGCTTTATTTTATGAGAGCCGCCCCACCAGTCACTAATAGGTATGCTAAGGGTGAGGTAGGCCATAGCATTCGGAGCTGTTTGCTTCATCATGTCGGTAACAGATCCCGAAACGGAAAAAGCCAACTGAGGGAGACATTCTCCTTTTGTTATTTTTTGCTGTAACTTTTCTGCTTCAACATTTTTAGTTAGTAACGAATACTCAATACGATTGGTCACCATATTCTGAGCTCCGGTGGTTACAGATAACTCTTTAGGGACCAATGGCAATGTGAGAGGAACAAGTCCGGGAGATGAAGCAATACCTATATGCTGACATAAAGCTCTTGAAGTAAGATCAATGCCATTCTGAAGCCTCAGCATATTGGTCTGTAATTCATCCTGCTGCAACTGTACCTTGAGTAAATCGTTGCGCTGCGCAATACCGGCTTTACAATAGCTCTTCACATCCCGGTAAAGTGAATCGAGCATCACTTTATAAAGATTCAATGTCACCTGTTTCTCGCGCAAGGAGACAAGAGACCAATATAATTCTTCCGTACGGGTCAACACCTCTATTGTGGTCAGAGCTTTCTGACTGCGGCTAACCTCCTCTCCCAGTTTTGCAAGCTTGTATCCATTTCCTATACGTCCACCTGTATAAAGCGGCATTGTAACAGTTATCCCCGCAGTGTTAACATAATCGAGAGCTTTAAGTGGAATAGATGGTACGTAAGCATACTGAGTAGCATTTGCTATATTGCCGGGATTGCCATCATAAACAGGTAAATTCATTTCTGGAGTTTTCCCTTTTATCAGATAATCGGATGACTGCATAGCCATGCCCGTAGCACTCACATTGGGAAAGAAATTAGTATAGGCACTTTTGCGTTGCTCTTCAGCAGCCTTCATGTCAAATGCCGATCCCTTTATTTTCCGGTTGTTTTCAAGTGCCAGTTTCTTGCATGAATCCAGAGTAAGCGACTGAGCCATGGCCGGAGCTGATAATGAACAAAGAGCAATAGCCATTATAGCTGTAACCTTTGCAACATGAGATGTTTTTCGTTTGTTCGACTTTACTTTATACACCAAAGTAAAAAGTACCGGAAGAACAAAAAGTGTGAGTATCATTGCAATAATCAGTCCAAAACAGATTACAGTACCCAATGGTCCCCAAAGGGTAGAGCGACTCAGCACCATAGGTATAACTCCTACCGCAGCCGCAGCCGATGTCAGGAATATAGGGCGCATACGGCGCTTACCTGCAGCAAGTGCAGCTTCATAAACAGTCATCTTTTCCTTTTCAATTAATTCACGTGCATAATCAATAAGTATAATCCCATTACGAACAACAATGCCACAGAGGCTAGTTATTCCTATAAAAGCCGTTACGCTGAACGGATAGTTCATCAATTTTAGCCCGATAGCAGCTCCGGGGAATGCAAGTAACATGGTTGATAGAATGAGCAATGCCAGCTTGGCTTTTCTGAACTGAACAAGCAATATGAAAAAGATCACCAGAATACTTAGCAGCAAAGCAAGCGCCATAGGAGTAAATGTTTCCTGCTGTCCTTCAAACTCACCTCCGTAACTTATTGAAACGCCTTTGGGTAATTGCAATTTATCTATTTCAGGTTTTATCTTGTTAAAAAGATCAGAAGCAACCACACCCGATTCATTATCAATCTGTATAGTCATTGTAGGCACACCATTGCGTCTCACTATAGTACCTTCAGCCCACTCAGGAGTGAAGTTGGCAAAAGACCTCAATGGCACAGAAGAGAATGTGGGTAATGAAGTTGCATAAAGATCTTCCACCTTCTTTATATTCTTCTTACCTGATTTATCTTCCTTGGATAATCTCACCTCAACCGGATAATCCTTTTCCCAGATAGTGGTAAGGGGCAATCCATCAAGTCCTATCATCATGGAAAGTGATAGTAAATCCTTAGAGTATCCTAAGCGGTCTGCCTTATCCTGATCAAGGTTCACCTTTATGTATTGCTGCTTCTCATTCCAGTCGGTGCGCCTCCATGCAATGCCGGAAGTTCCTTTTAATATGGCATTGACTTTCGCTTCAGCAGCATGAATATCTTTTGCTGAATCCGATGAGATTCTTATTTCAATAGGAGCTTTATAATCCTGCAAAGACAGAATTTTATACTTCACGTGTGCATTGGCAAAATGTTCAGCGTACTTCCGGCTGTTTTCTTCCACCACCTCACGGGTAGCTTCATTAGATACAGTGTTGACCAGTAACTGTCCGTAATTAGGTGAAGGCATATTCGGAGCATAGGCTGTATGGAATCTAGGTGAACTGGTTCCTATAAAGCTTGTAACGTTAGTTACTCGTTTATCTTTCAGCAATACCTTTTCCAGACTGTCAATTACCCCTGCTGTTTTTTCGAGAGAAGCCCCCACAGGCAGATATACTTCTACAGCAAACTGATTACGTTCCATCTCCGGAAAAAGTTGCTGGTCGGTATTCTGGAACAGAACAAACGATAGCCCTATGATAGCCAGAGTAGAGGCTATAACACTTTTGGGATAACGAAAAACTGTCTCCAGTCCCTTATCAAACCAACTCTGCAACTTATCCAGAAGATTGAATTTTTTAACGGACTTCAGTCTTACCTCATTTGAAATAAAAACAAAATAAAGGTAAGGAAGCAAATAAGTTACCACTGCAATCAGCACAGACAGTGCTATGCCAATTATAGTTTCATGTATGCTGATAAAAACAGCTAATACAACACCAATCACCAATAAAAGAATAAGCAATGCCCTCCATGGATGTTGCACACCTTTGTCGATAAGCACTTCAAGAGAAGCCTTGAATATGTTACGTTCTGGTTGTTCACCGCCCTCCAGTTTCTTTAATCCTTTTTTTATAAAAACGAAATTAAGGTAAGGAACCAGAAACATAGCCACAAAAACAGATACTATCAATGACACACTTACCACAATGGGAATAGAGCGCATAAACTCACCAGATGTGCCCGGTATCATAAACCCAAGAGGTATATATGCCGCCATGATAGCCAATGTAGCAAATAATATAGGAAGGAAAAGTTCCTTGGCACTCTTTATAGCTGAATGCCAGGGCGAATAGCCATGATCAATCTTTTCTACATGATTATCAATAATCACAATTGAATTATCCACTATCATTCCCAGTACCAATATAAGCGAAGCAAGAGAAACAGTATGCAACTCAACTCCCAGCATGTAAAGAATACAAAGTGTAATCAGAATGGAAATAGGTACTGTAATTCCCGCTACAGAAGCCACTCTTAAGGGGAGCAACAACATAGTAACCAGAATAACCGCAACGATAGCAATAAGAAACTCCTTCATAAAGTTCATCACAGAATCGTCTACATACTTGGGTAACTCTGAAATCTTAGCAACCTGAATACCTTTGGGACAACTCTGCTGAAAAGAGTTCAATGCCTTATCAACATCTTTGCCAAACTCTACAATATTATTTCCGGGCTGCATTTCAAGTGAAAGAAGAATGGTCTTCTTCCCATTTTGTTTTATGTAGCTCTCTGGTTCTTCATAACGCCGCTCAATGGTAGCAATATCTTTAAGGCGCACCACATTTCCCCCAAGATCAGAATACACAATCTGGTTGG
This genomic interval carries:
- a CDS encoding glycoside hydrolase family 130 protein codes for the protein MDITNRNGNNPLITPGDLKPGIEGMEIVCLLNPGVFRLNGKIWLLLRVAERPTQMDGKISFPVYNKEGKIEVFHFDKNDPDLNTSDPRVIGYKGKNYLTTLSYLRLVCSEDGINFHEDPDYPPIFGHGELESFGIEDCRVATMIDGFFLTFTEVSPVAVGVGLIETKNFRSFTHHGMIFPPHNKDCALFEEPINGMYYALHRPSSPELGGNYIWLAESPDRIHWGNHKCIAVTRDGYWDSVRVGAGAAPIKTPEGWLEIYHGANKDNRYCLGALLLDLNNPSKVLARSEQPIMEPIAPYEQTGFFGNVVFSNGQYVDGDTIHIYYGASDEVICTATLSIREIMKTLIK
- a CDS encoding MFS transporter; the encoded protein is MRNKLMNEYRVFRSYPHNMRTLLITNMVYALVLPIVEIFVGAYVMRSTNSPAYVALYQLAMYCGIVCTSVINGFLLKYFRVNYLYSLGMLLSGLSMVGMMVAPQLGIVELGIAGFVLGAASGFFWTNRYLLALNSTTDNNRNYFFGLESFAFTIASIVVPFCVGALIATITGKEILGCDINLNKAYRIVTIIATGVCILACVILARGNFENPVQKRFFFSHFHHLWYKQLLLACLKGLVQGFLVTAPAILVLKFIGNEGALGVIQSISGGLTAILIYILGRATKPRHRIYVFGTGMIIFLIGTLFNGTLFSAAGVIIFVLCKVIFQPLHDLAYFPIMMKVIDVVSKIEKRNKYAYILSHEFGLFLGRASGLTIFIFLAFYVSEDFSLKYALIIVALLQMLSIPLSKHIIRQSTMLDDSVN
- a CDS encoding TonB-dependent receptor, with translation MKSNLFLRNLRKRQVSLSLFCLFFFNLLITAQTNQNKISGIVVDQAGEPVVGAAVLNTATNHGVSTSIDGNFTLDAKINDHIRISSVGFTPVGYIVKQLTDIRIQMKTDAQQLDEIVVVGYSAQKKSSLTGAISPVEMKDVEKRRVASVSQALQGQIAGVQITQSTGAPGDEINVVIRGEGTIGNNSPLYIIDGVPSRSITFLNPSDINSVTVLKDASAAAIYGSRASGGVIVITTKEGQSGKGKLELNYYYGLQKAAHLPKMLNSKQYMDVMETSWNNSGYSGTNPYTADKTRSDLANTNWEDELFTLGKTQSIQASVNGGTKDVNYLLSAGYITQDGIVIYDNDKYQRFTLRSNINAKLIDKLTVGSNVQLTYAIQDKLNSKGDAPGIIRHAMLRPPVLAVYKDSSDPTYNPNDPFTDLPFYKFNNRNGGWESDKYEWTSNPIALAKYTDDTRSQYTTFGNVFAEYDILNDHSLKFKSNLGVDLNLYHNKAFYRNFGDDDGAGSNLDKGTGRQNRPTSLSEERGEDFTMTWNNTLNYNKMLDKHSINAVVGTEYIKNYASSIGASRKRFDYINDNFRYLDNGHSDIDLWNSGSGSEWALMSLFASATYVHDSKYMLTANFRADESSRFAKKNRWGYFPSLSAGWKLSEESFLKDVNWLSDLKVRGSWGQLGNQEIDNYAFMTLLKKDGDKYVVSRYGNPDLKWETSEQTNVGFDLGLLKNKIYLSVDYFVKTTSDILLPISLPSFVGNVSPTIVNAGKVRNKGFEFALNYRSKINDFNYSINANLATLDNKVLKLHPNLPIIEGTVTRTVVGQALNSYYGFVQEGIYQNDKEIKGQLYATQNISAKPGDIRFKDLDKNGKIDDNDRQFLGSPIPDFTYGITLNGDYKGFSLSLFFQGVQGVKRYNDLKKILDYDTRPFNHTIHVLDAWHGEGTSNTVPRSSFTDNGGSRVSSLFVEDASFFRLKNAEIGYSLAKFLKKSKNISDVKFYVSAENIFTITKYSGLDPESTDLMDYGTYPQARSVLFGVNVKF
- a CDS encoding RagB/SusD family nutrient uptake outer membrane protein → MKTIYNILIGASLLMLSGCQDSFDKDPIGLLTPDLVNTSPTISSVQYSVNSSYQMLSSTLNLLGSWDWANGTVTRNDFVLYDIASDDMLKKWNPDGDQPWMDEVHNFSFIASNAAFNGFWSYQYEGISRANLAISYLTDDNLISKIEMGTDLRKRSLGEAYFLRAYYYFELVSNFGDVPLLTAPITEFNDAYKVSARVDKAEVWKQINSDLELAKADFTDTKYSSETEPWRVSKGAVMAMQAKVALYNKEYQKVIDTVTEMEAKNFYDLNDNYFHSFSVNTEYKDKEVIFAYDHKEKKTPADGNGLCALIGWGFIAPSPSFIAEFEPNDPRLNYTVNVSKKLIYKLLGDTTNTNSGYDDAPSNKIYIRYADVLLWKAEALIETGNISGGIDIINLIRKRARNTVRVDGQTKAPEGTLPDRERNASKEQATQWLIHERRVELGFESQRFRDLRRWGIAKDVLNKNGQGFNDKNYLYPIPQKDIDKSGSKLTQNAGY